One part of the Syngnathus acus chromosome 17, fSynAcu1.2, whole genome shotgun sequence genome encodes these proteins:
- the dad1 gene encoding dolichyl-diphosphooligosaccharide--protein glycosyltransferase subunit DAD1 encodes MSASVLSVISRFLEEYTSTTPNKLKVVDAYLLYIMLTGALQFLYCLLVGTFPFNSFLSGFISCVGSFILAVCLRIQINPHNKGDFLSISPERAFADFLFAHTVLHLVVMNFIG; translated from the exons ATGTCGGCTTCAGTTTTATCAGTTATTTCTCGGTTTCTTGAAGAATATACCTCGACGACGCCCAATAAGTTGAAAGTGGTGGATGCATATTTGTTGTACATCATGCTGACGGGAGCGCTGCAGTTTCTTTACTGTCTGCTCGTTGGAACATTCCCCTTCAACAGTTTTCTTTCTGGCTTCATCTCATGCGTTGGCTCTTTCATTCTCGCAG TGTGTCTTCGTATCCAGATCAACCCTCACAACAAAGGAGACTTCTTGTCCATCTCACCAGAGAGAGCCTTTGCTGACTTTCTGTTCGCCCACACTGTTCTGCATCTCGTTGTCATGAACTTCATTGGCTGA
- the abhd4 gene encoding (Lyso)-N-acylphosphatidylethanolamine lipase: MDPTPTAPVALQNDCETESSSIWSWWPSWRPTSMSLLKATESKILSCIQNNLWARFVTLPTQDRIWTLTLTNKVVPKPVEQDSKMPLVMVHGFGGGVGLWIRNLDALCRSRPVYAFDLLGFGRSSRPSFPSDASKAEEQFVNSIEQWRESVGVENMILLGHSLGGYLATSYAIQYPSRVSHLILVDPWGFPERPQIQENQSQATELVKRPSPPNWVKAILSVVSLFNPLAVIRAAGPWGPGLVNRFRPDFKRKFEDLFDDDTMTQYIYHCNAQPPSGEVGFRAMAESLGWAKRPMLQRVHLLPNSMPLTILYGAQSWVDSSSGDKVVQVRSPAHTKVLLINDASHHVYADQPEKFNKVVENICNSVN, translated from the exons ATGGATCCTACTCCTACGGCACCGGTAGCATTGCAAAACGATTGCGAGACAGA gTCGAGTTCTATTTGGAGCTGGTGGCCTTCGTGGCGTCCAACGTCCATGTCTCTATTGAAGGCTACAGAGAGCAAGATTCTTAGTT GTATTCAAAATAATCTATGGGCCAGGTTTGTGACCCTTCCAACTCAAGATCGAATATGGACTCTGACCCTGACAAACAAAGTGGTTCCAAAGCCTGTAGAGCAAG ATTCCAAAATGCCGCTGGTGATGGTCCATGGCTTTGGAGGAGGGGTAGGCCTATGGATTCGGAATCTGGATGCACTGTGCCGGTCACGGCCTGTTTATGCCTTCGACCTCCTTGGCTTTGGCAGGAGCTCCAGGCCGTCTTTCCCTTCTGATGCTTCCAAAGCAGAAGAGCAATTTGTCAACTCCATAGAGCAGTGGAGAGAATCTGTTGGTGTGGAGAACATGATTCTGTTGGGCCACAGCTTGGGCGGGTACCTGGCTACATCCTATGCCATCCAATACCCTTCAAG AGTGTCTCATCTTATCCTGGTTGATCCATGGGGTTTCCCTGAGAGACCGCAGATCCAGGAGAACCAAAGTCAGGCCACAGAATTGGTCAAAAGGCCATCCCCACCTAACTGGGTGAAAGCTATTCTTTCCGTAGTTTCCCTCTTCAATCCTCTGGCTGTCATCAGAGCAGCAGGTCCATGGG GTCCAGGATTGGTGAACCGATTTCGTCctgatttcaaaagaaaatttgaaGATCTGTTTGATGATGACACCATGACACAGTATATCTACCACTGTAACGCACAGCCGCCGAG CGGCGAGGTGGGTTTCCGGGCCATGGCTGAGTCTTTGGGTTGGGCAAAGAGACCCATGCTGCAGCGAGTCCATCTGTTACCCAACTCCATGCCGCTTACCATACTCTATGGCGCCCAATCGTGGGTTGATAGTTCCTCTGGGGACAAAGTGGTCCAGGTTAGGAGTCCTGCTCACACCAAAGTGCTG CTGATAAATGATGCCTCTCACCACGTTTATGCCGACCAACCGGAGAAGTTCAACAAAGTGGTCGAAAATATATGCAACTCTGTTAACTGA